The DNA sequence ccatgtgtcaatacaatggacagtagccaccttaactttacttatgtacaagttgattatgttgttgataattctgcagcctcactatgtacaatactcgatagtgttgcccctctgaaaaagaaggcagtaaaccagaagagacGATCTCCATGTTATAGTTTGCAAActcgcaacttaaaacaagcaacacaaaaCTTAGAAAGCAAGTGGCATTTTCtcaatttagaagaatctcatttagcctggaaaaatagtttaaaactgtacaaaaaagctgtgatgccagaacagcatattatttatcattaatgGAGGTAAACAAGAActacccccggtttctgttcagcactgtagccaggctgactaagagccatagttctgttgagcctagtattcccttaactctgagcagcaatgacttcatgactttctctataaataaaattgtagctattagagaaaaaaatcaccagatcctccctaaaatccttgaaaaagtagttgcaattACGTGACAGAGTACATAGTAactagtacagaaacagcactggtaaaagtcaccaacctCAACACATGCCATCGCTCTAAAATTTAGGATGATtgaggggttttttttgtgatggATGTCATCAGCCTGCAGCCACTGACGGGGGAGCATGTTATTAAGTTATTTTGAACCTTCAGTCGAGACTTTATAAACCCTATAAATACACATCTCTTTTATCATCATCCTCACTTCAGTGGTAAAAACAGCACAGTCACAGCTAGATGAACTAATGCTCCAACTAATCTGACACCCAATCTTGTTTCCACTGACTGAACTAGAGAACAAACCTGCTCCTGAGTACCTCAGAGATTGTGGATCTGTTTGGGGACCACAAGCTTGACATGGCTTTGGAAGAACCAGGATCATGTTAAATCATCTGAAAAACGATCCAGCTAACTTGATAATCCACGTATGAAGTTCAGCTTGTTTCTTTGTCTCGTCTCAGGTTTATTATCGTTCTGCCAGGAACTGTGGTGAAATAAAGgtttttgtaaataaacaaaaaacatgttcaatCATGTTCTTTTGTTCACACCTGAAGCTGCCCACTTAAGCCAGCTCTCCATCAGATCTTTGCTGGATGTTTAGATGTCAATGCAGCAGATTCAGAGAAGGTCTCTTTCCACACATTCTACCTGCAGGTCATATTTCCCAACATGCACCTGGGCCTCTGACAGGTGTCTGCAACCCAGGGATGAGAAGCAGTTCACATCTTTCTAAAACTGAGCCAGTGGCCCAATGGTGACATGTACGTTtgtgggggaatagagtaaattttGTCATATGGTtaaataattagcaaacaggcaaagcagatgggcttattgaagaggtcacagagaggacaagaagtcacagggtgtgtcatgtttagaggactgcttaagatcacCGTAGACACTTTGTTGTTATAAGGCCCAAAAGAATGTAGTAGATAATGGGTCCTGAgatcacaagatctacaagaaggtgcaataaataaaaaataatgattttattgcttcacaactaGCATTAATAGATCCTAAAAAAggacaagaatgatgactgtcaactgcgagcacctggtttcttcagttTTGTGGTTCCTTTCTTGTGTTTGAGTATAAAAAGAAGGGCTTTGAGAGATAGAAGTCAGAAGACAGCAACATCCATGTGTTGTTCTCCATGCcagcatgtattaaactgagatggtccAGCACGCTGAGTtatgtctacaattcttccaagatttagtaacacttgactaaggaagagggaaaatttctatcacaaCTGGGTAAGAGCAGCTCACTGATTCTGGGCGAATGAACTGGTACCAGCCCAACACTAGTTCTATTTTAACCAGGAATTCAAGAAGAATCAGTAATAGGTGACAAAGGTGTTGATCCGAATCAGAAGCTGATCCAACAGCAGTTCTGATATTTGTGCTGTACCAAAACCAGCTGATAAATGGTTCTTGGTACAAAGCTGCAGAACCAGAAACCACCAACAGAACCTTAGATGGTTACATGCTGTAggtggtaaatggtaaatagtctgcacttatatagcgctttgctacctattggcactcaaagcactttacactgcttcttatttacccattcacactcacaatcacacacacactcatacaccgatggggggagctgctatgcagctggccaacactcaccaggagcaactaagttggggttcagtgtcttgctcaaggacacttcgacatgtgactggaggagccggggattgaaccaacaactgtgagattggtggacaaccgctctaccttcctgcgtcaTAGTCGCCCAGTAGGTGGTCTGTTATGTTGATTATGTGACTTTTACCTGATTTCAGATACAACTGCTTCCTGATTTAAATTATAGTggacttttatttactttaaagttCAACAGTTTCCATGTCAAATTGAAACCTGCTGTTCCAGGTCTGGTGAAGATGGGTTCTACCAAGTTCTGCTCAGTTGTTAGAACAATACGGACCATCCGAAGCTCTCAATCCCACAACCAACAGCTTTGACCAGTTAGTGTTCTTTATATCCAGACTTAATTGTAGGCTTGTTTGCTTGTGACACCAATCCCACAGATATctgctcctccagtcacatgttgaagtgtccatgagcaagacactgaaccccaacttagtttctcccgataagtgttggccagctgcttagcagctcccctatcggtgtatgagtgtgtgtgggagcTATATAGgcgcagatcatttaccatttgtttctACAGTGACAGAAATGCACGTCGAACCTGTTTGGTCTGGTACAAACCCTCTAGTTTCTTCGGTGAACACACAATGGACTGGACTCTAAATTATAAGTCCAGCTGACATGACTCAGCTTCCAGATAAACGGCTGGATCACTGGGGACCGTCAACAACCAAAACCCATGTTAGTTCAACCAGAACTCGTATGTTTTATAGGTTTAAGCAGCTTTCAATCCGTGGGGCACTGaggaacatacacacacacgctcacacaagTTAAATTTGAGAAATCTGAACTACGGTTTGGTACAACCAGTACTTCACTAAAACTGGATTGGAACATCACAtgagttttatttgttattatagCGTTAAACcgttaaaaatgaaattttcGTAAACGAGTTCCGTCGTGAGTACGGAGCAGACCCACAACATTGAAGAAGCGGCTGCAGCTATGTCAGCTATGAATTACGTACCATCCGCACGGCTCCCCGCCACACTCCGAACCAAAAACACCACGACCCACACGACCGGCTTCATCTTATCACTGTCCGATCTTCACATTCGGCGGCTCGAACCCCGTTTACTCATTGAAGCCTCATCTCCAGCCGCACGGACGGGATTTAAGCAGAAAGTAGCTGGAGCGGGGAGCGGCAGTCAGGACTCTTCACGGAGCCGGTTCTGTTTAAACGAGGCAGATAAAGGGATGAATGCGGTTAATTAAAtgttgaaggttttttttttcgggAGAAAGTTTGTCATCAAAGTTCTGCTCCGGTAAAAACACAGTCAACTAAGGACGGGAAACACGACCGGACCGGAAATAGCGCGACAGCGCCTTCAAAATTGAACAAATacttatcattcttattttaaatcctttattttaaatgtaatcatatatatttgatttattattacatttgtaattcttgtgtgcatttgtcacgaaataaatatataaattatcgtattcattttaaaatgtttttttaattcccaaGAGGAACTTGTTGATGATGAAAAGACGTGTGGTCAGAAAGAACCGAGAATAGAACCAGTTATCGGCTGATATATTCTATAAAACCATTGCTCAAACCTGTGGGGAAGCAAGATTGGAGTAAATGGCCGAATATTAAGAACGTCTAACGAACTAACAATCTGTGAAATCATCCAGTTGCAAAAACGTGCAACAGGAAGTATGGTTTACAATTAGTCTAACTTGACTCTAGTTTGTCCTGGTCCCTGTGGAcgatgtgtgtgtttattattgagagTTTCGATGTTACATGGGGGGCAGTCTTTCCAAAGCAGCAGATTGTTGTCTTCCCGTAGACATTGGTCTACTTCCTTCAGGTAAACTGCTTCACAGTGCAGCAAAACCTAGAATCCACCATTTCAGCGGAATTCTGACTgacctttgtctttgtttctgatGTTTGTAGACAATACAACTTAACAGCGGATCATCTTCCTCTGAAATCTCCTTTAGATTTGCAGCTTCTCATTTTGTCTCTGCTCATTCACAGACTTATGTTAGAAATGTGACTTTCCAAAAGCTTGGCTTCCACACTTATCATGTCTTTGTCCTTTAGCTCTTACACTTATGATAAACTGCTGCTTGCAGACAGTTAAGCCGTATAGTTACTGTGCTCAGCAACAATGAAACACTTTCAGACTGAGGCTGTCAGACACAGATCAGTTTCTTTGTCCAGTGATGACAGAGAAGCAAATGTTCTGCAGCAACATTAGTGACAAAGTTTATTAGAATAGAATCAAATagatctttattgtcattattgagCAGATTTACATTTCAATGAAATTTGTTCCCTTCATTTGACCTAAACTAGGTGTGTGGGCTGCTATTTaatcctgcagacttctgcaaCCCAGCCTGATGTTCTACACTGTTAAAACTTTAttgttcagtattttactgACAAATAAAACTATGGTTGCGTTCGACACAGATATTTGTCTCAGACGTTTCCACGTTTTGTATCATGTTTACTTCTATAATATGTGCAAAGCTTAGGCAAACTTCAGCTTCACCTGCTGGTGGACACAGAACAGACTCAATATGAGACTGTGGCAGGGTGGTTAACGATCCTGCCTCACAGCAAGAAAGTCCTGGATTCAATCCCCAAACCGGACTGGATCTacctgtgtggagtttgtataTTCTCCATGTATTTGCATAAGTTTCCTTCGGTTGCTCCAGTTTTCCCTACCAATAAAAACAAgtgttagggaccaggtcaggttgGCTCATAGTGGTAGCACGCTCAGTCCCAGCAGCTCAGGACCAACCCTTCATCTGAACATCTGATGCAGTGATGCagtacaccttgtatgtataatgacaaaagAAGCACTTTACCTTAGGCTGAAAATGCTAATAAACATTactgaaacacaaatgaacaatCTGATTCTCTGTGGTCAGGTGGTGCTGTCCTGCTtagacaaacaggaaacagtttacagaaatgttatctttgtttctcagcagaaagtttaatataaaatttaagAGAAGTTCTTGCAGCTGACAGGATTAAATTAACCACAGTCTGTTGTTCCACCCTGACTCCAGTCTGTTATTTACAATGTTGAAAGCATCCACATCTGAAACATCCAGGTGAGACGAGCTTTACCACTGAAACTAAACCAGTTCTCAGTGGTCGTGTCCAGCAGATGGGATAGAAAGACGATGAAAATCATCATTAGTTCTAAATTACATTGATTAAAGTGTTAAAGTGTTAATGTCCATACACCTGTTCTCACCTGTCCATCTGTCTCAAAATTTATTCCAGGTACACATCCTTAGACTTGTAGCAGGTCTCTGCTGGATTCAGCAGAGGGGGATGCTGTGAGGAGGTCTGAACCAACTGAGTGAagtcagattattttttttagctgcagaagaagcagcagctgtggGGAGGCAGGGTCTCGGGAGAGCCTGTCACCAGATGAGCGTCTGAGGTTCGGTCTTCAGGATGAAGGTCTTCAGATAAACTTCTTCTTCGTGGCTGTGAAGCGCTCCATGTACTAAGGAAGAAACAATAGAGACCATAATCAGAAGCAAAACCAGGTTTATAGTCTATAGTCCACTGTCCCTGAACCAAGCGGGCTCAGGTCTTCTCACCTTGTCATATCCGTCAAGGTCTCTGAGCTTCTTGACTTCAAAAAGGTTTCCCTCCACAGAGAACAGTGACACCTGGGAGTCGGTCAGGATGGACAGGGGGATGGTGGACAGCTCAAGACAGTTCTCCTCAAGTCGGAGAACCTTCAGACGGGGACAGCGAGACACCTCAGCCGACAGTACTGAGATCTGGAGCCAGACCAGGAGAAAAAAACGTTTTATTAAACCTACCACATTGATGTTATTTGGGGTTCTCTGGTAAGGTCTGTGAGACCTGGTTCTAAGGTACCTGGTTCTGGTTGAGGTTAATCTCGATGGCCTGCAGCTCAGACACTTCAGCAGGGACATTCTGGATCTTATTTCGGGATAGGTCCAGCAAGTCTAGCTGCCTCAGGCTTCCCAGTCCAGAGGGAAACTCTGAAATCTTGTTCCCAGCCAAACTCAGGGTACGCAGAGCTTTGAGCAGACCCAGGGTGGGGGGCAGCTGCTGGATTCCATTCCCATTGAGactcagagtctccagtttcTTCAGCTTCCCAATCTCACTGGGAATGGTGgctgaaaatgtaaacaacagATTTTCAGGTGTTCTAGTTGTACAGGTTCAGGACAACATAGTGGTCTGGCTACTCTGGATCTAGATCTTAAAAAGACCTGAAATTAAACTCAGATCCCGTTCTGTCCttagaaataataaatctaTGATAAAGAACTAGATGATGAGAACACAGCTAAACAGCTACCAATGAAAGAATGAATTAGTCCCAACAAACGACTGAATTTCTAATTCTTCACAGTAATGTGAATCAAACTGTCACTTCATCTTCTGCCCGTGGGCAAATACTCACTGAGTCTGTTGGAGTTGAGCGTCAGACTCTTGAGCTGCAGGAAGTTGCCGATGGCGGCTGGAAGAACCTCAATCTTGTTCCCAGAAAGATCGACAGTCCTAAGGTTGTTGGTGagtctctgcagctcctctggAAACTGGCAGCACAAACACCAGGAAACATCATGACGGATTGTTGTTTTCCATGTTTAATGTTCACCCTCTTAATGTTTAGGCTGGTGCCTTTTCTTCagggaaaacatgttttaaatataaggACTTGCTGCTTCAGCATGGGAAGGCTGatgaaaagttttatttcagGTTTAATGGTTATGGATTCTGTTGTTTTTGAGTAAGTAAGAAAAAAGGACCTCAGTATTCTAACACAACTGTTTTTAAGTCCACCTAGCTCCAACTACCCATCGCTACTCTGCACTGTGCAACCATACCTGGAGACTCATTTATCACCTATTCCTCTGCACAGAGTcagattttacaaattaaatattgtgCTTTAAAATGTGCAGACATTTAGAACCTCTATAAACTGATGTACCAACCACTTTTCCAG is a window from the Channa argus isolate prfri chromosome 16, Channa argus male v1.0, whole genome shotgun sequence genome containing:
- the lrrc57 gene encoding leucine-rich repeat-containing protein 57; this encodes MGNSALKSHLETSQKTGVFQLTGKGLQEFPEELQRLTNNLRTVDLSGNKIEVLPAAIGNFLQLKSLTLNSNRLTTIPSEIGKLKKLETLSLNGNGIQQLPPTLGLLKALRTLSLAGNKISEFPSGLGSLRQLDLLDLSRNKIQNVPAEVSELQAIEINLNQNQISVLSAEVSRCPRLKVLRLEENCLELSTIPLSILTDSQVSLFSVEGNLFEVKKLRDLDGYDKYMERFTATKKKFI